The following proteins are co-located in the Micromonospora coriariae genome:
- a CDS encoding cupin domain-containing protein, whose amino-acid sequence MHDIDIASLFAPLSLDQFLTEKLGKEPYHCTGSTDRFVPLLDWDALNRLLSDRRWEYPRFRLAQNGQDLPPASYSTPGPSGADHSVLSVREIACRVRGGASLVVDAIDEIWPPVRSLAEDLEHALGEYVKVNAYASWTQEPGFDHHWDDHDVIVLQVSGSKRWSLFGEARRYPLRRDVDPNLSPPCGEVATLDIKAGDVLHVPRGHWHAVSTIEGPSLHLTVGITQRTAVDYLHWLADHLTSNEFMRQPLPRYSSADLATHSARIADLVARESEASGSINAFLAEMDALAPARQRFSLPSVDRDAVAESLVGAQVVWVPSRFRVYDESQTVTVRANGLCWRFHEEAQPLIRLLTSRTPVAVDDLARSGDDVRTRFLLADLIMEGLVTIVADVRDQP is encoded by the coding sequence ATGCACGACATCGACATTGCGAGCTTGTTCGCACCGCTATCCCTGGATCAGTTTCTCACCGAAAAGTTGGGCAAGGAGCCGTACCACTGCACCGGCTCAACCGACAGATTCGTCCCGCTGTTGGACTGGGACGCACTGAATCGTCTGTTGTCCGACCGGCGATGGGAGTACCCACGGTTCCGGCTCGCCCAGAACGGTCAAGATCTCCCGCCGGCCAGCTACAGCACTCCGGGTCCGTCCGGGGCGGACCACTCGGTCCTGTCGGTGAGGGAGATCGCGTGCCGGGTCAGGGGCGGGGCGTCGCTGGTCGTCGACGCCATCGACGAGATCTGGCCTCCGGTGCGGAGCCTTGCCGAGGACCTCGAGCACGCGCTGGGTGAATATGTGAAAGTCAACGCCTACGCCTCCTGGACGCAAGAGCCGGGGTTCGATCACCACTGGGACGATCACGACGTGATCGTCCTACAGGTCAGTGGCAGCAAGCGGTGGTCCCTGTTCGGCGAGGCACGCCGCTACCCCTTGCGTAGGGACGTCGACCCGAACCTGAGTCCTCCGTGCGGGGAGGTCGCCACGCTTGACATCAAGGCAGGCGACGTCCTTCACGTTCCCCGTGGCCACTGGCACGCGGTGAGCACCATCGAGGGCCCGTCGCTCCACCTCACGGTTGGCATCACTCAACGGACGGCGGTCGACTATCTCCATTGGCTGGCGGACCATCTCACCTCCAACGAGTTCATGCGCCAGCCACTGCCCCGATACTCTTCGGCCGACCTGGCAACGCACTCGGCGCGGATCGCCGACCTTGTTGCCCGTGAGAGCGAAGCCAGCGGCTCGATCAACGCGTTCCTCGCCGAGATGGATGCCCTCGCTCCAGCACGGCAACGCTTCAGCCTGCCGAGCGTCGACCGGGACGCGGTTGCTGAGAGCCTCGTGGGTGCGCAGGTCGTCTGGGTACCGTCCCGGTTCCGGGTCTACGACGAGAGCCAGACAGTGACCGTCCGCGCAAACGGGCTGTGCTGGCGGTTCCACGAAGAGGCGCAACCACTGATCAGGCTGTTGACGTCCCGCACTCCGGTAGCCGTTGATGACCTTGCCCGCAGTGGCGACGACGTTCGGACCAGGTTCCTCCTGGCCGATCTCATCATGGAAGGGCTGGTCACGATCGTCGCCGACGTCCGTGACCAGCCCTAG
- a CDS encoding cellulose binding domain-containing protein, with amino-acid sequence MPYPKIRGPRPARSRRAALVASMLLAAGALAGINPPTASAAADPVAVTVNARAGLATVPRTALGVNHAIWDQHLGGAETSDLLRDAGVRMMRYPGGSYADIYHWKDHTAPGGYVAPGTDFDTFMAAVQRVGAEPMIIANYGTGTPAEAADWVRYANVTKGYGAKYWTVGNENYGNGHYGSAWEADDHPDKSAAQYARLVVEYADAMKAVDPSIKVGAVLTMPGNWPDGITAGADPGPWNQTVLSLAGPKIDFVDVHWYPGGTAAESLARTSHVPDAAYLLRQQLTRYAGPNAARIGISFTELNVDAGRTSQPAALFLADVYSGLLENGVFTVQWWNVHNGIGTVSQVAGQTDYGDFGMLSSGACTEDGPVCEPPLNTPFAPYHALAMMNVFARAGDQFVRAGTDQPLVTAHAVRRGNGDLAVLLVNKDPDSAHPVTVDYAGFTPSAAAPTVWTLTNGAAGIATSQSGSATSRTLPPYSLTTLVLRPAGGTAGRPAAPGQPTASGVTDRSATISWPAAAPGGSPIAKYEVYRQNGAVSEQLGETTATSLTVGNLVAGSRYTVNVLTRDTAGRVSWSSPPLTFDTGSPASSACGVRFTTSGDWGNGYIGDVEIINNGTSPLNGWTLTWKWPTGWQQVSSGWSANWEQVGAVVRVTPTDDNRQIAAGGSVSAGFVGAYSGPNVLPTAFTLNGVVCTSG; translated from the coding sequence ATGCCGTACCCGAAAATCCGCGGGCCCCGACCCGCCCGATCCCGTCGCGCGGCCCTCGTGGCGAGCATGCTGCTCGCCGCCGGTGCGCTCGCCGGCATCAACCCTCCGACCGCCAGCGCGGCGGCCGACCCGGTCGCCGTGACCGTGAACGCGCGGGCGGGGTTGGCGACCGTGCCCCGAACCGCACTGGGTGTCAACCACGCCATCTGGGACCAGCACCTGGGCGGTGCCGAGACGTCGGACCTGCTGCGCGACGCCGGCGTGCGGATGATGCGCTACCCCGGCGGTTCGTACGCCGACATCTACCACTGGAAGGACCACACCGCGCCCGGCGGGTACGTGGCACCGGGGACCGACTTCGACACGTTCATGGCCGCGGTCCAGCGGGTCGGCGCCGAGCCGATGATCATCGCCAACTACGGCACCGGCACTCCTGCCGAGGCCGCCGACTGGGTGCGGTACGCCAACGTGACCAAGGGCTACGGCGCGAAGTACTGGACGGTCGGCAACGAGAACTACGGCAACGGCCACTATGGGTCGGCCTGGGAGGCGGACGACCACCCGGACAAGAGCGCGGCGCAGTACGCGAGGCTGGTCGTCGAGTACGCCGACGCGATGAAGGCGGTCGACCCGAGCATCAAGGTCGGCGCGGTGTTGACGATGCCGGGCAACTGGCCGGACGGGATCACCGCCGGTGCCGACCCGGGCCCCTGGAACCAGACGGTGCTCTCCCTCGCCGGCCCGAAGATCGACTTCGTCGACGTGCACTGGTACCCGGGTGGCACGGCCGCGGAGTCGCTGGCCCGGACCAGCCACGTCCCCGACGCGGCGTACCTGCTCCGGCAGCAGCTCACCCGGTACGCCGGCCCGAACGCCGCACGCATCGGCATCAGCTTCACCGAGTTGAACGTCGACGCGGGCCGGACCAGCCAGCCGGCGGCGCTGTTCCTGGCGGACGTCTACAGCGGGCTGCTGGAGAACGGTGTCTTCACTGTGCAGTGGTGGAACGTGCACAACGGCATCGGCACGGTGTCGCAGGTGGCGGGCCAGACCGACTACGGCGACTTCGGGATGCTCTCCAGCGGCGCCTGCACCGAGGACGGCCCGGTGTGCGAGCCGCCGCTGAACACACCGTTCGCGCCCTACCACGCGCTGGCCATGATGAACGTCTTCGCCAGGGCCGGCGACCAGTTCGTCCGCGCCGGCACCGACCAGCCGCTGGTCACCGCGCACGCGGTGCGCCGGGGCAACGGTGACCTGGCGGTGCTGCTGGTCAACAAGGACCCGGACTCCGCGCATCCGGTCACCGTCGACTACGCCGGGTTCACCCCGTCCGCCGCCGCGCCGACGGTCTGGACCCTCACCAACGGCGCGGCCGGCATCGCCACCAGCCAGTCCGGCTCCGCGACCAGCCGGACCCTGCCGCCGTACTCGCTGACCACGCTCGTGCTGCGCCCGGCCGGCGGGACCGCCGGGCGGCCCGCGGCGCCGGGCCAGCCCACGGCCAGCGGCGTCACCGACCGGTCCGCGACGATCTCCTGGCCGGCGGCCGCCCCGGGTGGCAGCCCGATCGCCAAGTACGAGGTGTACCGGCAGAACGGAGCGGTCAGCGAGCAGCTCGGCGAGACCACTGCCACCTCGCTCACGGTCGGGAACCTGGTGGCGGGCAGCAGGTACACCGTCAACGTGCTGACCCGCGACACCGCCGGCCGGGTGTCCTGGTCCTCACCGCCGCTCACCTTCGACACCGGCAGCCCGGCCAGCAGCGCGTGCGGCGTGCGCTTCACCACCAGCGGCGACTGGGGCAACGGCTACATCGGCGACGTCGAGATCATCAACAACGGTACGAGCCCGCTCAACGGCTGGACGCTCACCTGGAAGTGGCCGACAGGTTGGCAGCAGGTGAGCAGCGGCTGGAGCGCCAACTGGGAGCAGGTCGGCGCCGTCGTGCGGGTCACGCCCACCGACGACAACCGGCAGATCGCCGCCGGTGGCAGTGTGAGCGCCGGCTTCGTCGGCGCGTACAGCGGCCCGAACGTGCTGCCCACCGCGTTCACCCTCAACGGCGTCGTCTGCACGAGCGGCTGA
- a CDS encoding M14 family zinc carboxypeptidase, with the protein MAPSMRPSWTVPTRRLASAAAITLLLGTIPLLSGTSAASAAQSSRCSTDPTARLSTVPAPEAVLGFPLGAGQERVVTNDEVRTYLGAVDRASNRVVTGVMATSVLGQPLPYAVVSNERNVRPSALREIADDVRDLRDPRRTSARTAARTAKDSPAIVWVTANVHGGEKSGTDAALKTLYELAAGLSCAVEKRNDNLVTVIVPTQNPDGRDATRRQNEFGFDMNRDWFARTQQETDGKLELLRRYPPQVFIDAHEMGGRQYFFPPNADPIHHEIAGEAVDWINQIGEANKAGFGYNGACDDTVTTECYFNYDTYDMFFMGYGDTVPTTGFGAAGMTYEKGSASAVADRVQQQFNTQWATLGWVAANKHEVLTDYFDIWTDALAQGRAGTLEPNEVVQPTNEVQFPVPDIKVRSYFLLPDRQLADVRQLVERLRRMDVEVYEVQKPTRVPTARVFGGRTATNVTVPKGAYWIPMDQPQKHWIQAIMGEDPYVPFPYFYDVSSWSNPLLMGVSTIYTGDNVRPKAQLARKISGGRTGVAWPWGSYTYPLDSAAAAEFTFALLGRGVPLVRDLKTSRVAVAATKLSRTVDELAESFGVTLTPGGRPSGTALALPDVGLFQGTGISTTSGSHGEARYVLGKRWGLDLTPVTTADINDNTEAFTGRTVLLVPDGSSPTGGLTAAGQANLRDWIAQGHTYIGLRNEGTRLARSAGLTSSTEKPKPADYLVIGSHLRVDVDTASPVALGRPAEDFEFNNSDPILNPSTTGTNVLTYPAGDTFWANGYTVAGDTLKGTAALVDEPTGAGRAVLFAFNPLFRAYNENGLHLVANALLYPAGAGATSTPDPRRSAGIDPARASAAAAPVTADLGGGWRPTTIEVAAADLPRARAIVERFTSDAQASEKGGSAYVVIPNPQGLQVDEHPFASDLVRALRDANVPLRSVVG; encoded by the coding sequence ATGGCCCCATCGATGCGTCCGTCCTGGACGGTCCCCACGAGGCGGCTGGCCAGCGCCGCCGCGATCACCCTCCTGCTCGGCACGATTCCCCTGCTCAGCGGCACATCCGCCGCGAGCGCGGCACAGTCCTCCCGGTGCAGCACCGACCCGACGGCACGTCTGAGCACCGTGCCCGCCCCGGAGGCCGTGCTCGGCTTCCCGCTCGGCGCGGGCCAGGAGCGGGTCGTCACCAACGACGAGGTCCGGACCTACCTGGGAGCGGTGGACCGCGCCTCCAACCGGGTCGTCACCGGCGTGATGGCCACCAGCGTGCTCGGTCAGCCGCTGCCGTACGCGGTGGTGTCCAACGAGCGCAACGTCCGGCCGTCCGCGCTGCGCGAGATCGCCGACGACGTGCGGGACCTGCGGGACCCGCGCCGGACCAGCGCGAGGACGGCCGCCCGGACGGCGAAGGACAGCCCGGCCATCGTCTGGGTCACCGCGAACGTGCACGGCGGCGAGAAGAGCGGCACCGACGCCGCGCTCAAGACGCTGTACGAGCTGGCGGCCGGCCTGTCCTGCGCGGTCGAGAAGCGCAACGACAACCTGGTCACCGTCATCGTCCCCACCCAGAACCCGGACGGCCGCGACGCGACCCGGCGGCAGAACGAGTTCGGCTTCGACATGAACCGGGACTGGTTCGCCCGCACCCAGCAGGAGACCGACGGCAAGCTCGAACTGCTGCGCCGGTACCCGCCGCAGGTCTTCATCGACGCCCACGAGATGGGCGGCCGCCAGTACTTCTTCCCGCCCAACGCGGACCCGATCCACCACGAGATCGCCGGCGAGGCGGTGGACTGGATCAACCAGATCGGCGAGGCCAACAAGGCGGGCTTCGGCTACAACGGCGCCTGCGACGACACCGTCACCACCGAGTGCTACTTCAACTACGACACCTACGACATGTTCTTCATGGGCTACGGCGACACCGTGCCGACCACCGGCTTCGGCGCGGCCGGAATGACGTACGAGAAGGGCAGCGCCTCGGCGGTGGCCGACCGGGTGCAGCAGCAGTTCAACACCCAGTGGGCGACGCTCGGTTGGGTTGCCGCGAACAAGCACGAGGTGCTGACCGACTACTTCGACATCTGGACCGACGCGCTCGCCCAGGGCAGGGCGGGCACGCTGGAGCCCAACGAGGTGGTCCAGCCCACCAACGAAGTCCAGTTCCCGGTGCCGGACATCAAGGTCCGCTCGTACTTCCTGCTGCCGGACCGGCAGCTCGCCGACGTCCGCCAGCTCGTCGAGCGGCTGCGCCGCATGGACGTCGAGGTGTACGAGGTGCAGAAGCCCACCCGGGTGCCGACCGCGCGGGTCTTCGGCGGCCGGACGGCCACCAACGTGACAGTGCCCAAGGGCGCGTACTGGATCCCGATGGACCAGCCGCAGAAGCACTGGATCCAGGCGATCATGGGCGAGGACCCGTACGTCCCCTTCCCCTACTTCTACGACGTGTCGTCCTGGAGCAACCCGCTGCTGATGGGTGTGTCCACCATCTACACCGGCGACAATGTCCGGCCGAAGGCGCAGCTGGCCCGGAAGATCTCCGGCGGCCGGACGGGGGTGGCGTGGCCCTGGGGCTCGTACACGTACCCGCTGGACTCGGCCGCGGCAGCGGAGTTCACGTTCGCCCTGCTCGGCCGGGGCGTCCCACTCGTACGTGACCTGAAGACCAGCAGGGTCGCCGTCGCAGCGACCAAGCTGAGCCGTACGGTCGACGAGCTCGCCGAGTCGTTCGGGGTGACCCTCACCCCCGGTGGACGACCCAGCGGCACCGCACTCGCACTGCCCGACGTGGGGCTCTTCCAGGGCACCGGCATCTCCACCACGTCGGGCTCGCACGGCGAGGCCCGGTATGTGCTCGGCAAGCGGTGGGGGCTGGACCTCACGCCGGTGACCACGGCCGACATCAACGACAACACCGAGGCGTTCACCGGACGCACAGTGCTGCTGGTGCCGGACGGCAGCAGCCCGACCGGTGGTCTGACCGCCGCCGGGCAGGCCAACCTGCGCGACTGGATCGCGCAGGGCCACACGTACATCGGGCTGCGCAACGAGGGCACCCGGTTGGCGCGCTCGGCCGGGCTCACCTCCAGCACCGAGAAGCCCAAACCGGCCGACTACCTGGTGATCGGCTCACACCTGCGGGTCGATGTCGACACGGCGAGCCCGGTCGCGCTGGGCCGGCCGGCGGAGGACTTCGAGTTCAACAACAGCGACCCGATTCTCAACCCGAGCACCACCGGGACCAACGTGCTGACCTACCCGGCGGGTGACACCTTCTGGGCCAACGGCTACACCGTCGCTGGCGACACGCTGAAGGGGACGGCGGCTCTGGTCGACGAGCCGACCGGCGCCGGTCGGGCTGTGCTGTTCGCGTTCAACCCGCTCTTCCGGGCGTACAACGAGAATGGCCTGCACCTGGTGGCCAACGCGCTGCTCTACCCGGCGGGCGCGGGCGCGACCAGCACGCCCGACCCCCGGCGCTCCGCCGGCATCGACCCGGCGCGGGCCAGCGCCGCCGCCGCGCCGGTCACGGCGGACCTGGGCGGCGGCTGGCGGCCGACCACCATCGAGGTCGCGGCGGCCGACCTGCCGCGCGCCCGGGCGATCGTCGAACGCTTCACCTCCGACGCCCAGGCGTCCGAGAAGGGCGGTTCGGCGTACGTGGTGATCCCGAACCCGCAGGGACTCCAGGTGGACGAGCACCCGTTCGCGAGTGACCTGGTGCGCGCCCTACGTGACGCCAACGTGCCGCTGCGATCGGTCGTGGGCTGA
- a CDS encoding effector-associated constant component EACC1: MVLASQETITLSVFPDLPSADARRSLASWLRSEDRLREKVTAPPADPSDDVSAEVTDSLLVAVDSSVVVMVLVQAVAGWLTHRRDDVTVRLAGPDGWSAELDVRRARDMDEVTALIEAAVRAQAAQEG, from the coding sequence ATGGTGCTGGCCTCTCAGGAGACGATCACGCTCTCGGTCTTCCCGGATCTTCCGTCCGCCGATGCTCGGCGCTCGCTCGCGTCCTGGCTGCGGTCCGAGGACCGGCTTCGCGAGAAGGTGACCGCGCCACCCGCCGACCCGTCCGACGACGTGTCGGCGGAGGTGACGGACAGCCTGCTGGTGGCCGTCGACAGCAGCGTCGTCGTGATGGTGCTGGTCCAGGCGGTTGCCGGCTGGCTGACCCACCGCCGCGACGACGTGACTGTGCGGCTCGCCGGTCCGGACGGATGGTCGGCCGAGTTGGACGTGCGTCGGGCTCGTGACATGGACGAGGTGACCGCGCTCATCGAAGCCGCGGTACGCGCGCAGGCGGCTCAGGAGGGTTAG
- a CDS encoding glycoside hydrolase family 18 protein has product MRQFRHRRLTAVLALTTMLVTAAPPSAASAADIPDRRAGYHRVGYFTQWGIYGRAFPVKKLDTSGAASRLTHVNYAFGNVSEDGRCYIDGGPGEGDAWADYQRPVPAEESVDGVADAPGQALNGNFGQLAKLKAKHRDLKVLISLGGWSWSTYFSNAARTDASRKAFVTSCIDLYLKGNLPGGDGAAGGPGAAAGVFDGIDLDWEWPNWAGEPGNVIRPEDRENFTKLLAEFRRQLDAYGRTTREHYALTAFLPANPATMDAGYEGRKIFKYLDFATVQGYDFHGGWDAVTNQQSALRVPAGAPDNPDFSAEVAIDGWLTRGAPRDKLVLGIPYYGRGWTGVTGGGNGLFKPATGPAPATFEAGYEDYKQLKTLAGNGYTVHRDLRSGHAWLFDGTTFWTYDDPAVVLQKTLYIRRAGLAGAMIWSLDGDDDNATLTKTIGLGLTTW; this is encoded by the coding sequence ATGCGACAATTCCGCCACCGCCGCCTCACCGCGGTCCTCGCCCTGACAACCATGCTGGTCACCGCCGCCCCGCCGAGCGCCGCGAGCGCGGCCGACATACCGGATCGCCGGGCCGGCTACCACCGGGTCGGCTACTTCACCCAGTGGGGCATCTACGGCCGGGCCTTCCCGGTCAAGAAGCTCGACACGTCCGGCGCCGCGAGCCGCCTCACCCACGTCAACTACGCCTTCGGCAACGTCAGCGAGGACGGACGCTGCTATATCGACGGTGGGCCGGGCGAGGGCGACGCCTGGGCCGACTACCAGCGGCCGGTCCCGGCCGAGGAGAGCGTCGACGGCGTCGCCGACGCCCCGGGTCAGGCGCTCAACGGCAACTTCGGCCAACTGGCCAAACTGAAGGCCAAGCACCGCGACCTGAAGGTGCTGATCTCGCTGGGTGGCTGGAGCTGGTCGACGTACTTCTCGAACGCCGCCCGCACCGACGCCTCCCGCAAGGCGTTCGTCACCTCCTGCATCGACCTCTACCTCAAGGGCAACCTGCCGGGCGGGGACGGCGCCGCGGGCGGGCCGGGAGCCGCCGCCGGCGTCTTCGACGGCATCGACCTCGACTGGGAGTGGCCGAACTGGGCGGGTGAGCCGGGCAACGTCATCCGGCCGGAGGACCGGGAGAACTTCACCAAGCTGCTCGCCGAGTTCCGCCGGCAGCTCGACGCGTACGGGCGCACGACCCGCGAACACTACGCGCTGACCGCCTTCCTGCCGGCCAACCCCGCCACCATGGACGCCGGCTACGAGGGCCGCAAGATCTTCAAGTACCTGGACTTCGCCACCGTGCAGGGGTACGACTTCCACGGCGGCTGGGACGCGGTCACCAACCAGCAGTCCGCGCTGCGGGTGCCGGCCGGAGCTCCGGACAACCCGGACTTCTCCGCCGAGGTGGCCATCGACGGCTGGCTCACGCGCGGGGCGCCCCGCGACAAACTGGTCCTCGGCATCCCGTACTACGGTCGGGGCTGGACCGGCGTCACCGGCGGCGGCAACGGCCTGTTCAAACCCGCCACCGGGCCCGCGCCGGCCACCTTCGAGGCCGGGTACGAGGACTACAAGCAGCTCAAGACCCTGGCCGGCAACGGCTACACCGTGCACCGCGACCTGCGCTCCGGGCACGCGTGGCTGTTCGACGGTACGACGTTCTGGACGTACGACGACCCGGCGGTCGTGCTGCAGAAGACGCTCTACATCCGGCGGGCCGGCCTGGCCGGCGCGATGATCTGGTCGCTGGACGGCGACGACGACAACGCCACGTTGACCAAGACGATCGGCCTGGGGCTGACGACCTGGTAG
- a CDS encoding bile acid:sodium symporter family protein, producing the protein MDSALTLIGLPIALGIIMLGLGLGLTIADFRRVAQHPRAAVIALVCQVLVLPALCFGLVVAFDLAPELAVGMMLLAASPGGTTANLYSHLFGGHVALNITLTAINSVLAVFTLPILVNLSAAYFLPDGRSIGLQFDKVLQVFAIVLVPVAIGMLIRARIPHVAERLNRPVRILSVVVLVAVIAGAVLGERENIADYFVSVGLAVLAFNLLSLAIGYGVPRLAGVDRSAATAAGFEIGIHNSTLAITIALSPALLDSTQMAIPGAVYGIVMFFTAAAFGYLVTRVGTRSTATVQP; encoded by the coding sequence ATGGACTCAGCCCTGACTCTGATCGGCCTGCCCATCGCCCTCGGCATCATCATGCTCGGCCTGGGTCTCGGACTGACCATTGCGGACTTCCGCCGGGTGGCCCAGCACCCGAGGGCTGCTGTCATCGCGCTGGTGTGCCAGGTGCTGGTGCTGCCGGCGCTCTGCTTCGGCCTGGTAGTCGCCTTCGACCTGGCGCCCGAACTGGCGGTCGGGATGATGCTGCTGGCGGCTTCCCCCGGCGGCACCACGGCCAACCTCTACAGCCACCTCTTCGGCGGGCACGTGGCCCTGAACATCACCCTGACCGCCATCAACTCGGTGCTCGCCGTGTTCACCCTGCCGATCCTGGTCAACCTGTCGGCGGCGTACTTCCTGCCCGACGGCAGGAGCATCGGCCTGCAGTTCGACAAGGTGCTGCAGGTCTTCGCCATCGTGCTCGTCCCGGTCGCGATCGGCATGCTGATCCGGGCGCGGATTCCGCACGTGGCCGAGCGGCTGAACCGTCCGGTGCGGATCCTGTCCGTCGTCGTGCTCGTCGCGGTCATCGCCGGCGCGGTGCTCGGCGAACGCGAGAACATCGCCGACTACTTCGTCTCGGTCGGCCTGGCAGTGCTCGCCTTCAACCTGCTGAGCCTCGCCATCGGGTACGGGGTGCCCCGGCTGGCCGGCGTCGACCGAAGTGCCGCGACCGCGGCCGGATTCGAGATCGGCATCCACAACAGCACCCTGGCCATCACGATCGCGCTCAGCCCGGCGCTGCTCGACAGCACCCAGATGGCGATCCCCGGTGCCGTCTACGGCATCGTCATGTTCTTCACCGCGGCGGCCTTCGGCTACCTGGTGACCCGCGTCGGCACCCGGTCCACTGCCACCGTTCAGCCCTGA
- a CDS encoding PPOX class F420-dependent oxidoreductase produces MSKPPLPEAAVTMLQKPNPAVMTTLRNGGQPVSAATWYLWEDGRILVNMDESRRRLEHVRNDPRVSLTVLDEAGWYTHVSIIGHVAELRPDEGLADIDRLSEHYTGNAYPRRERARVSALIEIDRWHGWGSLKDNNQVG; encoded by the coding sequence ATGTCCAAGCCACCGCTTCCCGAGGCCGCGGTCACCATGCTCCAGAAGCCGAACCCCGCCGTCATGACCACGCTTCGCAACGGTGGTCAGCCGGTGTCCGCGGCCACCTGGTACCTGTGGGAGGACGGCCGGATTCTGGTGAACATGGACGAGAGCCGCCGCCGGCTGGAGCACGTCCGGAACGACCCCCGGGTCTCGCTGACCGTGCTGGATGAGGCCGGCTGGTACACGCACGTCAGCATCATCGGGCACGTCGCCGAACTGCGGCCGGATGAGGGCCTCGCGGACATCGACAGGTTGTCCGAGCACTACACCGGGAACGCGTACCCACGGCGGGAGCGCGCTCGGGTCAGCGCCCTGATCGAGATCGACCGCTGGCACGGCTGGGGCTCGCTCAAGGACAACAACCAGGTCGGCTGA
- a CDS encoding amidase → MTSEPLDRTVDRRAFLARAAALATVSAVGVNVGLPSVALASSGLSTNAKPGAGGRPLDQPNAYTKPRPEALADPSELTVAEAAWLIRAGKLTPEHLVEAYLDRISRYDGSYQAFNQVLADAAVAAARDAGRRPRHGALHGIPLAIKDNYYTEGVPTTANSFLFKDFVPPYDATAVARLKASGAIVLGKTQMGPLATTRATTPAGVITTVNAWTPTDRGVDPGGSSTGTATAVAGRMATSGIGTQTGGSITAPSNAQNLTGLKPTMGRVSAAGIIPLTYSRDHPGPLARDAKDAAIMLTAMAGEDPMDPRSQGLPHVPNLIDAASPVYQGRRVKLRWKTRIGVLPGFANGTSPGALARTAYLAQLAAIPGVTLVDVQLPAEWNQLTGSTFNNIRLPERAEPFMPYLRTDLRGFGVSVTSWLQGALMGGNEFITGQRAKLLLMDRVLNDLFDGCDVVVQTDPVPFDILGLPEIAFPIGFTTAGRPVGTILGGLPYAEDRLLSVVAAYQAVTDWHLRRPADPPTAAARGAAPAEALRLTAEEVAELSQ, encoded by the coding sequence ATGACGTCCGAACCACTCGACCGTACGGTCGACCGCCGCGCGTTTCTGGCCCGCGCCGCCGCTCTGGCCACCGTCTCAGCCGTGGGCGTCAACGTCGGACTGCCCTCGGTTGCGCTGGCGAGCAGCGGCCTGTCCACCAACGCCAAGCCGGGAGCGGGGGGACGGCCGCTGGACCAGCCGAATGCCTACACCAAGCCCCGGCCGGAGGCGCTCGCCGATCCGTCCGAGCTCACCGTCGCGGAGGCAGCCTGGCTCATCCGCGCCGGCAAACTCACCCCCGAGCACCTGGTCGAGGCGTACCTGGATCGCATCTCCCGGTACGACGGCAGCTACCAGGCGTTCAACCAGGTGCTCGCCGATGCGGCCGTCGCGGCCGCGAGAGATGCCGGACGCAGGCCCCGACACGGTGCGCTGCACGGCATCCCACTGGCCATCAAGGACAATTACTACACGGAAGGCGTCCCCACCACCGCGAACTCGTTCCTGTTCAAGGACTTCGTGCCTCCGTACGACGCGACTGCGGTGGCCCGGTTGAAGGCAAGCGGCGCGATCGTGCTCGGCAAGACTCAGATGGGCCCGCTGGCGACCACCCGTGCCACCACGCCGGCTGGTGTGATCACCACGGTGAACGCCTGGACGCCGACCGACCGCGGCGTCGACCCGGGCGGGTCGTCCACCGGCACCGCCACCGCGGTTGCCGGCCGGATGGCCACCTCGGGCATCGGCACGCAGACCGGCGGCTCGATCACCGCCCCGTCCAACGCGCAGAACCTCACCGGCCTCAAGCCGACCATGGGTCGGGTCTCGGCGGCCGGCATCATTCCGCTCACGTACAGCCGCGACCATCCGGGCCCGTTGGCGCGCGATGCCAAGGACGCCGCGATCATGCTGACCGCGATGGCAGGCGAGGATCCCATGGACCCGCGCAGCCAGGGCCTGCCCCACGTACCCAACCTGATCGACGCGGCGAGCCCGGTCTATCAGGGACGCCGCGTCAAGCTGCGCTGGAAGACCCGGATCGGCGTGCTGCCGGGCTTCGCCAACGGCACCTCGCCCGGTGCGCTGGCCCGTACGGCGTACCTGGCACAGCTCGCCGCGATCCCGGGCGTCACCCTGGTGGACGTGCAGCTGCCCGCCGAGTGGAATCAGCTGACCGGCAGCACCTTCAACAACATCCGGTTGCCCGAGCGAGCCGAGCCGTTCATGCCGTACCTGCGCACAGACCTGCGCGGCTTCGGGGTGTCGGTGACCAGTTGGCTGCAAGGAGCGCTGATGGGTGGCAATGAGTTCATCACCGGTCAGCGGGCCAAGCTGCTGCTGATGGACCGGGTTCTCAACGACCTCTTCGACGGCTGCGACGTCGTGGTGCAGACCGACCCGGTGCCCTTCGACATCCTGGGCCTGCCGGAGATCGCCTTCCCGATCGGGTTCACCACCGCGGGGCGACCGGTCGGCACCATCCTGGGCGGCCTCCCGTACGCCGAGGACCGGCTGTTGTCGGTGGTGGCCGCCTACCAGGCGGTGACGGACTGGCATCTGCGGCGGCCGGCCGACCCGCCCACCGCCGCCGCGCGGGGCGCAGCTCCCGCCGAAGCGCTCCGCCTGACAGCCGAGGAGGTCGCCGAGCTCAGCCAGTGA